Proteins encoded together in one Streptomyces sp. NBC_01216 window:
- a CDS encoding CGNR zinc finger domain-containing protein, which translates to MTVSDPRPLTGEPVALDLLNTRWMRDGVRQDLLTDEAGLTVWLRANGLHERFTADPATLRHTLAARDALAALVDRPGDPAATARVDAVLGHGRIRATLTTEGPGEEVEFRDPTRGPGWTAARNYLDLLRTAPDRIRACAHDACILHFFDTSRNGTRRWCSMAVCGNRAKASRHHARAKDA; encoded by the coding sequence ATGACCGTTTCCGACCCACGCCCCCTCACGGGCGAGCCGGTGGCCCTCGATCTGCTCAACACCCGGTGGATGCGGGACGGCGTACGCCAGGACCTGCTCACGGACGAGGCGGGACTGACCGTGTGGCTGCGCGCCAACGGACTCCACGAACGCTTCACCGCCGACCCGGCCACCCTGCGCCACACCCTCGCGGCCCGCGACGCCCTCGCGGCACTGGTGGACCGCCCGGGAGACCCGGCCGCCACGGCGCGGGTCGACGCCGTCCTCGGGCACGGCCGCATCCGCGCCACACTGACCACCGAGGGACCGGGCGAGGAGGTGGAGTTCCGCGACCCCACCCGCGGCCCCGGCTGGACCGCCGCCCGCAACTACCTCGACCTGCTGCGCACGGCCCCGGACCGCATCAGGGCCTGCGCCCATGACGCGTGCATCCTGCACTTCTTCGACACCTCACGGAACGGGACCCGCCGCTGGTGCTCGATGGCGGTCTGCGGGAACCGGGCCAAGGCCTCGCGGCATCACGCCCGCGCCAAGGACGCCTGA
- a CDS encoding VOC family protein → MPAIGTLHTGHTGLNVTDLQRSLGFYRDVLGFEPLGEGAEEGGRFALLGQDGQLVLTLWQQADGAYDSGRSGLHHLAFRAESIERVEAAETALRALDVSFAYEGVVAHGEGSASGGIFFHDPDGIRLEIFAPTGAEGAPAPSGTAPTCGFF, encoded by the coding sequence ATGCCGGCGATCGGCACGCTGCACACGGGGCACACCGGCCTCAACGTCACGGACCTTCAGCGTTCCCTCGGCTTCTACCGGGACGTCCTCGGCTTCGAACCCCTTGGTGAGGGCGCGGAGGAGGGCGGCCGGTTCGCGCTCCTGGGGCAGGACGGGCAGCTCGTCCTCACGCTCTGGCAACAGGCCGACGGCGCCTACGACTCCGGGCGCTCCGGCCTCCATCACCTGGCCTTCCGGGCCGAGTCGATCGAGCGCGTCGAGGCGGCCGAGACGGCGCTCAGGGCGCTGGACGTCTCCTTCGCCTACGAGGGAGTGGTCGCCCACGGCGAAGGCTCCGCCTCAGGCGGCATCTTCTTCCACGACCCGGACGGCATCCGCCTGGAGATCTTCGCCCCCACGGGCGCCGAGGGCGCGCCGGCGCCGTCCGGCACCGCACCGACCTGCGGTTTCTTCTGA
- a CDS encoding pyridoxamine 5'-phosphate oxidase family protein — MDSVHAFHSGSLAVQRRLGVRDLAAHVGRSIGPGIRPVAAAFLEAQPMLVLGAADADGRVWSALLAGRPGFVRATGQHTISVAGGVPDHDPLAGAVTPAGTAVGTLALDPRTRRRMRLNGTARPSPRGFTVEAEQVFSNCPKYLRKREPYPPDPDALPGAVRRGTALDPGQRRFVHAADTFFIATSAPDGMDASHRGGDPGFVRVDTPTELSWRDYPGNAMFLTLGNLESDGRAGLLFPDWRTGTTLQLTGDATTDYGQTERTTRFCVREVVEIPRAVPLRWSDPVHPPAGPRPA, encoded by the coding sequence ATGGACTCCGTGCACGCCTTCCACTCCGGCTCCCTCGCGGTGCAGCGACGCCTCGGCGTCCGCGACCTCGCCGCCCACGTCGGCCGCTCCATCGGTCCCGGCATCCGCCCCGTCGCCGCGGCCTTCCTGGAGGCCCAGCCGATGCTGGTGCTCGGGGCGGCGGACGCCGACGGCAGGGTGTGGAGCGCCCTGCTGGCCGGCCGGCCCGGATTCGTCCGGGCGACCGGCCAGCACACGATCTCGGTCGCCGGCGGGGTCCCGGACCACGATCCCCTCGCCGGAGCGGTCACCCCGGCCGGCACCGCCGTCGGCACGCTCGCCCTCGACCCGCGCACCCGCCGCCGGATGCGCCTCAACGGCACGGCCCGGCCCAGCCCGCGCGGCTTCACGGTCGAGGCGGAGCAGGTCTTCTCCAACTGCCCCAAATACCTGAGGAAACGGGAGCCGTACCCACCCGACCCCGACGCCCTTCCCGGGGCCGTGCGGCGCGGCACGGCACTCGATCCCGGGCAGCGGCGCTTCGTCCACGCCGCCGACACCTTCTTCATCGCGACCAGCGCCCCCGACGGCATGGACGCGAGCCACCGCGGCGGCGATCCGGGCTTCGTCCGGGTCGACACCCCGACCGAGCTGAGCTGGCGGGACTACCCGGGCAACGCGATGTTCCTGACTCTCGGCAACCTGGAGTCGGACGGCCGGGCCGGCCTGCTCTTCCCGGACTGGCGAACGGGCACGACGCTCCAGCTGACGGGCGACGCCACCACCGACTACGGCCAGACGGAACGGACCACCCGCTTCTGTGTCCGAGAGGTCGTCGAGATCCCCCGCGCCGTCCCGCTGCGCTGGTCGGATCCCGTGCACCCGCCGGCCGGCCCCCGGCCCGCCTGA
- a CDS encoding HPP family protein, translating into MTTAPAPARPPARPRLRSVALSTAVSVAALLVLVAVGGVLDQPLLIPPLAASMALLAGAPELPLSQPRSVVGGQLLSALTGFAVLAVAGPGLWGAAVAGGLALGVMSAARTPHSPAAATAVIVALQAPPLPAFLALLLLASVLLVALGLAGARAAGRPYPAYWF; encoded by the coding sequence GTGACGACCGCCCCCGCTCCCGCACGGCCACCCGCGCGCCCGCGCCTCCGGTCCGTCGCGCTGTCCACCGCCGTCAGTGTCGCCGCGCTGCTCGTGCTCGTCGCCGTCGGCGGCGTACTCGACCAGCCGCTGCTCATCCCTCCACTGGCCGCCAGTATGGCCCTGCTCGCCGGGGCCCCCGAACTGCCGCTGTCACAGCCCAGGTCGGTCGTCGGCGGCCAACTCCTCTCGGCGCTCACCGGCTTCGCCGTCCTCGCCGTCGCGGGGCCGGGGCTCTGGGGCGCGGCTGTCGCCGGCGGGCTCGCGCTCGGTGTCATGTCGGCGGCCCGCACCCCGCACTCGCCGGCCGCCGCCACGGCCGTGATCGTCGCCCTCCAGGCACCGCCCCTCCCGGCCTTCCTCGCGCTGCTCCTGCTCGCCTCCGTCCTCCTCGTGGCCCTCGGGCTCGCCGGCGCCCGAGCGGCGGGCCGCCCCTACCCGGCCTACTGGTTCTGA
- the pepN gene encoding aminopeptidase N, whose product MPGENLSRDEARERAELLTVDAYEVSLDLRSAVGECADEVRTFRSVTTIRFRRTGTGAATFVDLIAPAVDAVELNGRALDPSLVFDGARIALDGLADENVLVVDARCAYSRTGEGMHRFVDPEDGEVYLYTQYEPADARRVYANFEQPDLKAPYRFEVTAPEGWTVWSNGVGERVREDADDTRGHGTVWRFAETEPISTYITCVVAGPYHHVTDTYRRTLADGTELEIPLGAMCRKGLARHFDADDVFLVTKQGFDFFHDNFDYPYPFGKYDQAFVPEYNLGAMENPGMVTFREEYIYRGKVTQAAYERRANVILHEMAHMWFGDLVTMVWWDDLWLKESFADFMGSFSLAEATRFTNSWVTFANNRKAWAYRADQLPSTHPITADIRDLEDAKLNFDGITYAKGASVLKQLVAYAGRDAFLEGARRYFKRHAYGNTRLADLLSVLEETSGRDMKAWSRSWLQTSGVNALTPEVTYDADGRITELAVVQDGEELRPHRAAVGLYRLSTEGELVRYARAEADITGVRTAVTGLVGEERPALVLVNDDDLTYCKIRFDEGSLATLRAHLGDMTDPLARALCWSALWNLTRDGLMPARDFVATVLDFAGRETDIGVLQMVHAWAQSAVTHYAAADWRPEGGRLLAEGGLRELRLAEPGSEHQLTWARFLAATATTDADFRLLEGLLDGTAKIDGLDVDQELRWALLAPLAAHGRADETRIDEELSRDDTATGKRHQVRCLAARPSAAVKAQAWAQVVESDMLSNALVEATISGFVQSSQRELIAPYAPKYFAAIERLWEERSIQIGMDVVRGLFPGLQDSEETLAAADAWLTGHESAAPALRRLVLEARDDLARALRAQACDGRAR is encoded by the coding sequence GTGCCCGGAGAGAATCTGTCCCGCGACGAGGCCCGCGAGCGGGCCGAGCTGCTGACCGTCGACGCGTACGAGGTGTCCCTCGACCTGCGCTCGGCCGTCGGCGAGTGCGCGGACGAGGTGCGGACCTTCCGCTCGGTGACGACGATCCGCTTCCGTCGTACAGGCACGGGCGCGGCCACCTTCGTGGACCTGATCGCGCCGGCCGTGGACGCGGTGGAGCTGAACGGCCGCGCGCTCGACCCGTCCCTCGTCTTCGACGGCGCGCGGATCGCGCTGGACGGCCTGGCCGACGAGAACGTCCTGGTGGTGGACGCGCGGTGCGCCTACAGCCGGACCGGCGAGGGCATGCACCGCTTCGTCGACCCCGAGGACGGCGAGGTCTACCTCTACACGCAGTACGAGCCCGCCGACGCCCGCCGGGTGTACGCGAACTTCGAGCAGCCGGACCTCAAGGCGCCCTACCGGTTCGAGGTGACCGCCCCCGAGGGCTGGACGGTGTGGAGCAACGGCGTCGGCGAGCGGGTACGGGAGGACGCGGACGACACGCGCGGGCACGGCACGGTGTGGCGGTTCGCGGAGACGGAGCCGATCTCCACGTACATCACCTGTGTCGTCGCCGGGCCCTACCACCACGTCACCGACACCTACCGGCGGACGCTGGCGGACGGGACCGAGCTGGAGATCCCGCTCGGCGCGATGTGCCGCAAGGGCCTCGCCCGGCACTTCGACGCGGACGACGTCTTCCTGGTCACCAAGCAGGGTTTCGACTTCTTCCACGACAACTTCGACTACCCGTACCCCTTCGGGAAGTACGATCAGGCATTCGTCCCCGAGTACAACCTCGGCGCGATGGAGAACCCGGGCATGGTGACCTTCCGCGAGGAGTACATCTACCGGGGCAAGGTCACCCAGGCGGCGTACGAGCGCCGGGCGAACGTCATCCTGCACGAGATGGCGCACATGTGGTTCGGCGACCTGGTCACCATGGTGTGGTGGGACGACCTGTGGCTGAAGGAGTCCTTCGCGGACTTCATGGGCTCGTTCTCGCTGGCCGAGGCGACCCGCTTCACCAACAGCTGGGTGACCTTCGCCAACAACCGCAAGGCGTGGGCCTACCGGGCCGACCAGCTGCCGTCCACCCATCCGATCACGGCCGACATCCGTGACCTGGAGGACGCCAAGCTGAACTTCGACGGCATCACCTACGCCAAGGGCGCCTCGGTCCTCAAGCAACTGGTGGCGTACGCGGGCCGGGACGCGTTCCTGGAGGGCGCGCGCCGCTACTTCAAGCGCCACGCCTACGGGAACACGCGCCTGGCCGACCTGCTGTCCGTCCTGGAGGAGACCTCCGGCCGCGACATGAAGGCGTGGTCCCGTTCCTGGCTCCAGACCTCCGGGGTCAACGCGCTGACGCCCGAGGTGACGTACGACGCGGACGGCAGGATCACCGAACTGGCCGTCGTCCAGGACGGCGAGGAGCTCCGCCCACACCGGGCCGCGGTCGGCCTGTACCGGCTGTCGACCGAGGGCGAGCTGGTGCGGTACGCGCGGGCCGAGGCCGACATCACCGGCGTGCGCACGGCGGTGACCGGGCTCGTGGGCGAGGAACGGCCCGCGCTCGTCCTGGTCAACGACGACGACCTGACCTACTGCAAGATCCGCTTCGACGAGGGGTCGCTGGCCACGCTGCGCGCCCACCTCGGCGACATGACGGACCCGCTGGCGCGCGCCCTGTGCTGGTCGGCGTTGTGGAACCTGACCCGCGACGGGCTGATGCCCGCCCGGGACTTCGTCGCGACCGTCCTGGACTTCGCGGGCCGCGAGACGGACATCGGCGTCCTCCAGATGGTGCACGCCTGGGCGCAGTCCGCCGTCACGCACTACGCCGCGGCCGACTGGCGCCCGGAGGGCGGCCGGCTGCTGGCCGAGGGCGGGCTGCGCGAGCTGCGGCTGGCCGAACCGGGCAGCGAGCACCAGCTCACCTGGGCTCGCTTCCTCGCCGCCACCGCCACCACCGACGCGGACTTCCGACTCCTGGAAGGTCTGCTCGACGGCACGGCGAAGATCGACGGGCTCGACGTCGACCAGGAGCTGCGCTGGGCCCTCTTGGCGCCGCTGGCGGCGCACGGCCGCGCCGATGAGACCCGGATCGACGAGGAGCTGTCGCGGGACGACACGGCGACCGGCAAGCGCCACCAGGTGCGCTGCCTGGCGGCCCGCCCCTCCGCCGCGGTCAAGGCGCAGGCATGGGCGCAGGTCGTCGAGTCGGACATGCTCTCGAACGCCCTGGTGGAGGCGACGATCTCGGGCTTCGTCCAGTCCTCGCAGCGCGAGCTGATCGCGCCGTACGCGCCGAAGTACTTCGCGGCGATCGAACGACTGTGGGAGGAGCGCTCGATCCAGATCGGCATGGACGTGGTCCGCGGTCTCTTCCCGGGTCTTCAGGACAGCGAGGAGACGCTCGCGGCGGCGGACGCCTGGCTGACGGGGCACGAGTCGGCCGCGCCGGCGCTGCGCCGGCTGGTCCTGGAGGCGCGCGACGACCTGGCCCGCGCCCTGCGCGCCCAGGCGTGCGACGGCCGCGCGCGGTAG
- a CDS encoding mycothiol-dependent nitroreductase Rv2466c family protein, which translates to MSESRTTADFWFDPLCPWAWMTSRWMLEVEKVRPVDVRWKVMSLAVLNENRLDEVPPEYREMLETQAWGPVRVVTAAQRLHGDEVVGKLYTALGTRFHNDGEGPTREAIVGALADAGLPAELADYADQDVYDAELRASHKEGIDKVGQDVGTPVISVPGSDGDEVAFFGPVVTPTPRGEAAARLWDGTLLVAATPGFYEIKRTRTAAPSFE; encoded by the coding sequence ATGTCCGAGAGCAGGACCACCGCCGACTTCTGGTTCGACCCGCTGTGCCCCTGGGCCTGGATGACCTCCCGCTGGATGCTGGAGGTGGAGAAGGTGCGTCCGGTGGACGTCCGCTGGAAGGTCATGAGCCTGGCGGTGCTCAACGAGAACCGGCTGGACGAGGTCCCACCGGAGTACCGCGAGATGCTGGAGACCCAGGCGTGGGGGCCGGTGCGCGTGGTGACGGCGGCCCAGCGGCTGCACGGCGACGAGGTCGTCGGCAAGCTGTACACCGCACTCGGCACCCGCTTCCACAACGACGGCGAGGGCCCGACCCGTGAGGCCATCGTCGGCGCGCTCGCCGACGCGGGCCTGCCGGCCGAGCTGGCCGACTACGCCGACCAGGACGTCTACGACGCCGAGTTGCGCGCCTCCCACAAGGAGGGGATCGACAAGGTCGGCCAGGATGTCGGCACGCCGGTCATCTCCGTGCCCGGCTCGGACGGCGACGAGGTCGCCTTCTTCGGCCCGGTGGTCACCCCGACGCCGCGCGGCGAGGCCGCGGCCCGGCTGTGGGACGGCACGCTGCTCGTGGCGGCGACGCCCGGCTTCTACGAGATCAAGCGCACCCGCACGGCGGCACCCAGCTTCGAGTAG
- a CDS encoding superoxide dismutase has translation MAIYTLPELPYDYAALEPVINPQIIELHHDKHHAAYVKGANDTLEQLEEAREKDAWGAVNGLEKNLAFHLSGHILHSIYWNNMNSPKDGGGGEPLAADGVGELADALAESFGSFTKFKSQLTKASATTQGSGWGVLAYEPVSGRLIVEQVYDHQGNVGQGSVPILVFDAWEHAFYLQYKNQKVDFIEAMWQVVDWQDVNKRYQAARASVPLISF, from the coding sequence ATGGCGATCTACACACTTCCGGAACTGCCCTACGACTACGCGGCGCTGGAGCCGGTGATCAATCCGCAGATCATCGAGCTGCACCACGACAAGCACCACGCCGCCTACGTCAAGGGTGCGAACGACACCCTGGAGCAGCTGGAAGAGGCACGCGAGAAGGACGCGTGGGGTGCCGTCAACGGCCTGGAGAAGAACCTCGCGTTCCACCTGTCCGGACACATCCTGCACAGCATCTACTGGAACAACATGAACAGCCCGAAGGACGGCGGCGGCGGCGAGCCGCTGGCCGCCGACGGGGTCGGCGAGCTCGCCGACGCGCTCGCCGAGTCCTTCGGCTCGTTCACGAAGTTCAAGTCCCAGCTGACCAAGGCCTCGGCCACCACGCAGGGGTCCGGCTGGGGCGTCCTCGCCTACGAGCCGGTCAGCGGCCGGCTGATCGTCGAACAGGTCTACGACCACCAGGGCAACGTCGGCCAGGGATCGGTGCCCATCCTGGTCTTCGACGCCTGGGAGCACGCGTTCTACCTTCAGTACAAGAACCAGAAGGTGGACTTCATCGAGGCCATGTGGCAGGTCGTCGACTGGCAGGACGTGAACAAGCGCTACCAGGCGGCCAGGGCCTCCGTCCCGCTGATCTCCTTCTGA
- a CDS encoding amino acid permease: MSRTTAPAPAPADRKDDGATSPSGLTHGLKQRHLSMIALGGVIGAGLFVGSGAGIAAAGPSIVVAYAISGLLVMLVMRMLGEMSAANPASGSFSVHAERAIGPWAGFTAGWSFWFLLCVAVGLEGIGAAKIMTGWLPGTPEWAWVALFMLVFCATNLAAVKNFGEFEFWFATLKVGAIVLFLGIGVLAIVGVLPGSDAPGTTNLTGDGGFFPNGSEGLIVGLLASVFAYGGLETVTIAAAESEHPVRGVAKAVRTAMWRIAVFYIGSMAVIVTLVPWGDEAVVERGPYVATLDHLGIPAAGQIMNAVVLVALLSAMNANVYGASRMACSLVDRGQGPKSLGRKYGGVPRPAVLVSSVFGFGCVLLSYWRPDDIFLWLLNTIGAIILVVWFFIAVSQLVLRRRTEREAPEKLVVRMWAYPVLTWLALAGMAVIFFLMAREEGTRVQLYWTGGLTLLLAAVGLVRQKAVGRAS, encoded by the coding sequence ATGTCACGGACCACCGCGCCCGCGCCCGCGCCCGCCGACCGCAAGGACGACGGCGCGACCTCACCGAGCGGGCTCACACACGGACTCAAGCAGCGCCATCTCTCGATGATCGCCCTCGGCGGTGTGATCGGTGCCGGTCTCTTCGTCGGCTCCGGTGCCGGCATCGCGGCGGCCGGCCCCTCGATCGTGGTCGCCTACGCGATCTCGGGCCTCCTCGTCATGCTCGTGATGCGCATGCTGGGCGAGATGTCCGCGGCGAACCCGGCGTCCGGCTCCTTCTCCGTCCACGCCGAGCGGGCCATCGGCCCGTGGGCCGGTTTCACGGCGGGCTGGTCCTTCTGGTTCCTGCTGTGCGTGGCGGTCGGCCTGGAGGGCATCGGCGCCGCGAAGATCATGACCGGCTGGCTGCCCGGCACGCCGGAGTGGGCTTGGGTGGCCCTGTTCATGCTGGTGTTCTGCGCGACGAACCTGGCGGCGGTGAAGAACTTCGGCGAGTTCGAGTTCTGGTTCGCCACCCTGAAGGTCGGGGCGATCGTCCTCTTCCTCGGAATCGGCGTCCTGGCCATCGTGGGCGTACTGCCGGGCTCGGACGCGCCGGGCACCACGAACCTGACCGGTGACGGCGGGTTCTTCCCGAACGGCTCCGAGGGCCTGATCGTGGGTCTGCTCGCGTCCGTGTTCGCGTACGGCGGGCTGGAGACGGTGACCATCGCGGCGGCCGAGTCCGAGCACCCCGTGCGCGGTGTCGCCAAGGCGGTCAGGACGGCGATGTGGCGCATCGCCGTCTTCTACATCGGCTCGATGGCGGTCATCGTCACCCTCGTACCGTGGGGCGACGAGGCGGTCGTCGAGCGGGGCCCGTACGTCGCCACCCTGGATCACCTGGGCATCCCGGCGGCCGGTCAGATCATGAACGCGGTGGTGCTGGTCGCGCTGCTCTCGGCGATGAACGCCAACGTCTACGGCGCCTCCCGGATGGCCTGCTCGCTGGTCGACCGCGGCCAGGGCCCGAAGTCGCTGGGCCGGAAGTACGGCGGAGTGCCGCGTCCCGCCGTGCTCGTCTCCTCGGTCTTCGGTTTCGGCTGCGTGCTGCTCAGCTACTGGCGGCCGGACGACATCTTCCTCTGGCTGCTGAACACCATCGGCGCGATCATCCTCGTCGTCTGGTTCTTCATCGCCGTCTCACAGCTGGTGCTGCGCCGCCGGACCGAGCGCGAGGCACCGGAGAAACTGGTGGTGCGGATGTGGGCGTACCCGGTGCTGACGTGGTTGGCGCTGGCCGGCATGGCGGTCATCTTCTTCCTGATGGCCCGCGAGGAGGGCACCCGCGTGCAGTTGTACTGGACGGGCGGGCTGACGCTGCTGCTCGCGGCCGTCGGTCTGGTGCGCCAGAAGGCCGTGGGCCGCGCTTCCTGA
- a CDS encoding biotin transporter BioY, translating to MTTAVAPVRPLHAGTVLADLLPSPRVFAREAASSRARDIALVVGGAALTGIAAQIAVPVPGSPVPVSGQTFAALLVGSALGARRGLLSLALYAVAGVAGMPWFAQGASGWSMPSFGYILGMLLAAGLAGALARRGADRSVPRTAATMVLGSLVIYAVGVPYLALATGMSLSQAVAAGLTPFLIGDALKAALAMGLLPAAWKLAGHRA from the coding sequence ATGACCACCGCTGTCGCCCCCGTCCGTCCCCTCCACGCGGGGACGGTCCTCGCCGACCTGCTGCCCTCGCCCCGGGTCTTCGCACGCGAGGCCGCCTCCAGCCGGGCGCGCGACATCGCCCTCGTCGTCGGCGGCGCCGCCCTCACCGGCATCGCCGCGCAGATCGCCGTCCCCGTCCCCGGCTCCCCGGTACCCGTCTCCGGCCAGACCTTCGCCGCCCTCCTCGTCGGCTCCGCGCTCGGCGCCCGCCGCGGTCTCCTCTCCCTCGCCCTGTACGCGGTCGCCGGCGTGGCCGGCATGCCCTGGTTCGCGCAGGGCGCCTCGGGCTGGTCGATGCCCTCCTTCGGCTACATCCTCGGCATGCTGCTCGCCGCCGGTCTGGCCGGCGCCCTCGCCCGCCGTGGCGCCGACCGTTCGGTGCCGCGCACGGCCGCCACGATGGTGCTCGGCTCCCTGGTCATCTACGCGGTGGGCGTCCCCTACCTGGCCCTCGCCACCGGCATGTCCCTGTCCCAGGCGGTCGCGGCCGGCCTGACCCCGTTCCTGATCGGCGACGCGCTCAAGGCCGCACTGGCCATGGGGCTGCTGCCCGCCGCCTGGAAGCTCGCCGGCCACCGGGCCTGA
- a CDS encoding ribose-5-phosphate isomerase: protein MRVYLGSDHAGFELKNHLVEWLKAHGHEPVDCGPHIYDALDDYPPFCLRAAEKTAADTESLGIVIGGSGNGEQIAANKVKGVRAALAWSEQTAALGREHNNANVVSIGGRMHTREEATKFVEIFLATPYSGDERHSRRIDMLTAYETTGELPPIPAHHPQNEA from the coding sequence ATGCGCGTGTACCTCGGCTCCGACCATGCCGGCTTCGAACTCAAGAACCACCTCGTCGAGTGGCTGAAGGCCCATGGCCACGAGCCCGTCGACTGCGGACCCCACATCTACGACGCCCTGGACGACTACCCGCCGTTCTGCCTGCGGGCCGCGGAGAAGACGGCCGCGGACACGGAAAGCCTCGGCATCGTCATCGGCGGCTCCGGCAACGGCGAGCAGATCGCCGCGAACAAGGTGAAGGGGGTGCGCGCGGCCCTCGCCTGGAGCGAGCAGACCGCCGCCCTCGGCCGCGAACACAACAACGCCAACGTCGTCTCCATCGGCGGCCGGATGCACACCCGGGAAGAGGCGACGAAGTTCGTCGAGATCTTCCTCGCCACGCCGTACTCGGGCGACGAGCGCCACAGCCGCCGCATCGACATGCTCACGGCCTACGAGACGACCGGCGAACTCCCCCCGATCCCGGCCCACCACCCGCAGAACGAGGCCTGA
- a CDS encoding Fpg/Nei family DNA glycosylase, producing MPEGHTIHRLAADYRERFGGRPVRVTSPQGKFADSAALLDGAVLMDTEAHGKHLFLGFPGREWVHIHLGLFGKVAFGAAPAPPPTDTVRLRLAHADAYADLRGPTACALITDGEKTAIHDRLGPDPLRPDADPARAWRRLSASRTTIAALLMDQKIVAGVGNVYRAEVLFRHGIDPYRAGRDLTAGQWDAVWTDLAALMREGVRLNRIDTVRPEHAPEATGRPPRVDDHGGEVYVYRRARQPCHVCGAVIRTADLAGRNLFWCPGCQPA from the coding sequence ATGCCCGAAGGGCACACGATCCACCGGCTGGCCGCCGACTACCGGGAACGGTTCGGCGGCCGGCCCGTGCGCGTCACCAGCCCCCAGGGCAAGTTCGCCGACTCGGCGGCGCTGCTCGACGGCGCCGTGCTCATGGACACCGAGGCCCACGGCAAGCACCTCTTCCTGGGGTTCCCCGGCCGCGAGTGGGTACACATCCACCTCGGCCTGTTCGGCAAGGTCGCCTTCGGCGCCGCCCCCGCGCCGCCGCCCACCGACACCGTCAGGCTCCGTCTGGCCCACGCCGACGCCTACGCCGACCTGCGCGGCCCGACGGCCTGCGCGCTGATCACGGACGGCGAGAAGACGGCGATACACGACCGCCTCGGCCCCGACCCGCTCCGCCCGGACGCCGATCCGGCCAGGGCCTGGCGGCGCCTCTCCGCCTCACGCACCACGATCGCCGCCCTGCTCATGGACCAGAAGATCGTCGCGGGCGTCGGGAACGTCTACCGCGCCGAGGTGCTGTTCCGCCACGGCATCGACCCCTACCGCGCGGGCCGCGACCTCACGGCCGGGCAGTGGGACGCCGTCTGGACCGACCTCGCAGCCCTGATGCGCGAGGGGGTCCGCCTCAACCGCATCGACACCGTCCGCCCCGAACACGCCCCCGAGGCGACGGGCCGCCCGCCGCGCGTCGACGACCACGGCGGCGAGGTCTACGTCTACCGCCGCGCCCGGCAGCCCTGCCACGTGTGCGGCGCCGTGATCCGCACCGCCGACCTCGCCGGCCGCAACCTCTTCTGGTGCCCCGGCTGCCAGCCCGCCTGA